One genomic window of Candidatus Nitrospira inopinata includes the following:
- a CDS encoding glycosyltransferase family 4 protein codes for MSFAFGDNPARSNRQERRINLMIVASHLWIGGAETVIQHLAESIDRRRFNVTVCCLKQRGTVGDELARRGIEIISLSDDGKTDYFSFRKLLKVLLAERIDVVHTHTTHALVDSCLCSFVMPRLKIVHTFHFGNYPHTSPRILWMERLGARIADRLVAVGEVQRKQIQSVYGLRDDRIGTVYNGVPIRSSQGDPGFRQTIGAEHSVLIGTIATFIPQKGLTYLLDVAKAIRDSGRKAVFAIVGEGPLRRELEAKRDQLGLQGVVVFTGWVNNAAEMALPTFDIFFQPSLWEAMSMVILEAMACGKPVVATAVGENDFIIEDGVSGLLVQPKAVEEMAAALGRLIDDAALRVRLGQEARQKIERRFTVQHMVCDYETVYEELMR; via the coding sequence GTGTCATTCGCATTTGGTGATAACCCCGCCCGTTCGAATCGGCAGGAGCGACGAATCAATCTGATGATCGTAGCGTCGCATCTGTGGATCGGAGGGGCGGAAACCGTGATACAGCATCTGGCCGAATCGATCGATCGACGTCGTTTCAATGTGACGGTCTGTTGTTTGAAGCAGCGGGGGACCGTTGGCGATGAATTGGCGAGAAGAGGCATTGAGATCATCAGCCTGTCGGATGACGGAAAAACCGACTATTTCTCTTTTCGAAAATTGCTCAAAGTTCTCCTGGCTGAACGCATCGATGTTGTCCATACGCACACCACCCATGCGCTGGTCGATTCGTGCTTGTGCTCGTTTGTGATGCCGCGCCTGAAAATCGTTCATACGTTTCATTTCGGAAATTACCCCCACACGAGTCCTCGTATTCTATGGATGGAGCGACTGGGTGCTCGGATCGCGGATCGACTGGTCGCCGTCGGCGAGGTACAGCGAAAGCAAATTCAGTCCGTATACGGCTTAAGGGACGATCGGATCGGAACGGTTTATAACGGCGTTCCGATTCGGTCGAGTCAGGGCGACCCGGGATTTCGGCAGACGATCGGAGCGGAACATTCCGTTTTGATCGGAACGATCGCGACGTTCATTCCTCAAAAAGGTCTGACCTATTTGCTCGATGTGGCGAAGGCCATACGGGACTCCGGTCGGAAGGCGGTATTCGCCATCGTGGGCGAGGGGCCGTTGAGGAGGGAGTTGGAGGCTAAGAGAGATCAATTGGGCCTGCAAGGGGTGGTCGTCTTTACCGGATGGGTCAATAACGCCGCGGAGATGGCGCTTCCCACGTTCGATATCTTTTTCCAGCCTTCCCTGTGGGAAGCCATGTCGATGGTCATTTTAGAGGCGATGGCGTGCGGGAAGCCGGTCGTAGCAACCGCCGTTGGAGAGAATGATTTCATCATCGAGGATGGAGTGAGCGGATTGCTCGTTCAACCGAAAGCCGTGGAAGAAATGGCCGCGGCGCTGGGGCGGTTGATCGATGATGCGGCCCTTCGCGTTCGGCTCGGTCAAGAAGCTCGCCAAAAGATTGAGCGGCGATTCACCGTTCAGCACATGGTCTGTGACTATGAGACCGTGTATGAAGAGTTGATGCGATGA
- a CDS encoding Gfo/Idh/MocA family protein — protein MEPLRIGIVGAGAIAQRNAKEAAASGAAKIAGVFDLNHKVARDMAKALSAPFFPSYESLLASSDVEAVLLSVPHYLHKSMTIEAASRGKHVLVEKPMANSLDEAREMIACCEKNGVQLTVNYSFRYLPKIQKARQLIQDGAVGDITGIQIIAHQFKDRGYWSGARSNSPDDWRASKEKCGGGFLIMNVCHVIDYLYFVTGLKGSRVYSEYATLGSPAEVEDIISVTVRLSNGGIGSISASSIMRGADQAEERIWGTKGTIILDGEGLSLYSTRPIDGKRPGKLFRYAKFPNVSWTAEWVKGFAASVRQGTKPDISDREGWDNLAFISAAYQSMEKGRPMEVTPFPEHGMS, from the coding sequence ATGGAGCCTTTACGAATCGGCATTGTGGGGGCAGGCGCGATTGCGCAGCGGAATGCAAAGGAAGCCGCTGCGTCCGGGGCGGCAAAGATCGCGGGCGTGTTTGATCTGAACCATAAAGTGGCCCGAGACATGGCCAAGGCGCTGTCCGCGCCGTTCTTTCCGAGTTATGAATCGTTGCTTGCGAGTTCGGACGTGGAGGCGGTTCTCCTTTCCGTTCCCCATTATCTCCACAAAAGCATGACCATAGAGGCGGCCTCTCGCGGAAAACACGTGCTTGTCGAGAAGCCAATGGCCAACAGCCTTGATGAAGCGAGAGAAATGATCGCCTGCTGCGAGAAAAACGGTGTCCAACTCACAGTCAACTATAGTTTCCGATATTTGCCGAAGATTCAAAAGGCCAGGCAATTGATCCAAGACGGAGCGGTCGGCGATATCACGGGTATTCAGATCATCGCGCATCAATTCAAGGATCGAGGCTACTGGAGCGGGGCTAGAAGCAACTCTCCCGACGACTGGCGGGCCTCGAAGGAGAAATGCGGCGGGGGATTTCTCATCATGAATGTGTGCCACGTGATCGACTATCTCTATTTTGTAACCGGGTTGAAGGGGTCTCGCGTGTACAGCGAATACGCGACGCTGGGCTCGCCTGCGGAAGTGGAAGACATCATCAGCGTCACCGTGCGACTGTCCAACGGGGGGATCGGCTCGATCAGTGCCAGCTCAATCATGCGGGGAGCCGATCAGGCGGAAGAACGGATCTGGGGAACGAAGGGAACCATTATTTTAGACGGAGAGGGGCTGTCGCTCTATTCCACAAGACCTATCGACGGTAAGAGACCGGGCAAGCTGTTCCGCTACGCGAAATTTCCGAACGTGAGCTGGACGGCTGAATGGGTCAAAGGCTTTGCCGCATCGGTTCGCCAAGGAACAAAACCGGATATCTCCGACCGGGAAGGATGGGACAATCTCGCGTTCATCTCCGCAGCCTATCAATCGATGGAAAAGGGAAGACCCATGGAAGTCACTCCCTTCCCTGAGCACGGAATGTCGTGA
- a CDS encoding MDR/zinc-dependent alcohol dehydrogenase-like family protein, producing MSLTMQNHMLEIIVEKTSRSLIAAMTDPPDYGVARVVGSNGGYVKSGGASHVLTTVTGPRSSIITVPEGECVPVPPSLGGDEALLAVPLAAALSVWDRLQLELGEIAVYTEGNILADLIGQVAVWRGGCPVVRLDSDPEWAPLNMGERLSIADPEEALRHLQKRVHDKPGFTAVDLSGRPEIIDLLLEAMPRWGRLMLAGRTQKPLTVDFYNNVHRKGALLLCEVFEPVSVFEKREREAYLSTAFRLLEKTEIAEVCSRLVPAHRSS from the coding sequence GTGAGCCTGACGATGCAAAACCACATGCTTGAAATTATCGTCGAAAAAACGTCGCGGTCATTGATTGCGGCTATGACGGATCCGCCAGACTATGGAGTCGCACGGGTCGTGGGAAGCAATGGAGGATACGTGAAAAGCGGGGGAGCATCACACGTGCTCACAACGGTCACTGGGCCGCGGTCCTCCATAATCACCGTGCCGGAGGGCGAATGCGTCCCCGTACCGCCATCGCTCGGCGGAGACGAGGCATTGCTTGCCGTTCCGCTCGCTGCGGCGTTGAGCGTGTGGGACCGTCTCCAACTGGAGCTGGGAGAAATCGCCGTCTATACGGAGGGAAATATATTGGCAGACCTGATCGGACAGGTTGCCGTCTGGCGAGGCGGCTGTCCGGTGGTTCGTCTAGACAGCGATCCCGAATGGGCGCCGTTGAATATGGGAGAACGTCTGTCGATAGCCGATCCGGAAGAGGCGCTGCGTCATCTTCAAAAGCGCGTTCACGACAAACCGGGATTTACCGCCGTTGATTTGAGCGGGCGACCGGAAATCATCGATCTTCTCTTGGAAGCGATGCCACGCTGGGGACGGCTGATGCTTGCCGGACGCACCCAAAAGCCTCTGACCGTGGATTTCTACAATAATGTCCATCGAAAGGGTGCGTTGCTGTTGTGCGAAGTGTTTGAGCCCGTCTCGGTATTTGAGAAAAGGGAACGTGAGGCATACCTCTCCACCGCGTTTCGGCTTCTGGAAAAAACGGAGATCGCCGAGGTCTGCTCCCGTCTGGTACCGGCGCATCGGTCAAGCTGA
- a CDS encoding zinc-dependent alcohol dehydrogenase, with amino-acid sequence MPDWLIKILLTVYTKIPPALRPTLKELFVKSTLRVESLAKRRQIVQGKRVEFLDFEIAHLLPYELLGPGPDEVLVEAECSLISPGTERAVLCGLPGARRSFPYVPGYSTAGKVVKKGGAVKGIELGDRVTGRIKHASHETAVANKLFKVPSGVTAEEASFIELGIIVLQGIRKAAIRPGERVAIVGQGLIGQLSNRLARLLTPALIIAVAPSRNRERLAMLPGGVDRYLSLQEDPSCVYDIDADVVIEAVGTPQANITAMHCAREGGRVVLLGSSRGLTRDLDMWSAAQKRNLTVIGAHISDMPEKDASPQRWTYEQEGKLFLELLQTGRLKVADLITWRAKPEECNAVYEVLAEGGRDHVGVTFNWTIKE; translated from the coding sequence ATGCCTGATTGGCTGATTAAAATTCTGTTGACCGTCTACACGAAAATTCCTCCCGCGCTGAGACCTACACTCAAGGAGCTGTTTGTCAAAAGCACCTTGCGAGTAGAATCGCTGGCCAAACGACGGCAGATCGTTCAAGGGAAGCGGGTTGAGTTTTTAGACTTCGAGATCGCGCATCTTCTCCCCTATGAACTGCTTGGACCAGGACCAGACGAAGTGTTGGTCGAGGCGGAGTGCAGCCTCATCAGTCCGGGAACCGAACGAGCCGTGCTCTGCGGACTTCCCGGCGCGCGCAGGAGCTTCCCCTACGTGCCGGGGTACTCTACGGCCGGGAAAGTCGTCAAAAAAGGCGGCGCGGTTAAGGGGATTGAACTCGGCGATCGAGTCACGGGGCGTATCAAGCATGCCAGTCACGAGACGGCCGTTGCGAACAAGCTCTTCAAGGTGCCGTCCGGTGTCACCGCTGAAGAAGCAAGTTTTATAGAACTTGGTATCATCGTGCTTCAGGGAATCAGAAAAGCCGCCATCAGACCAGGCGAACGGGTGGCGATCGTCGGACAGGGCTTGATCGGCCAGCTCTCGAACCGGTTGGCTCGTCTTCTCACGCCGGCTTTGATCATTGCCGTCGCTCCGAGCCGAAATCGAGAACGATTGGCGATGCTGCCCGGCGGCGTTGATCGATATTTATCTCTACAAGAAGATCCTTCCTGCGTGTACGACATCGACGCTGACGTGGTCATCGAAGCGGTCGGTACGCCTCAGGCGAATATCACGGCGATGCATTGTGCCCGTGAGGGGGGGCGAGTCGTCCTGCTTGGCAGCTCGCGCGGCTTGACACGGGATTTGGATATGTGGAGCGCGGCTCAAAAGAGAAATTTGACGGTAATCGGAGCCCACATCAGCGACATGCCGGAGAAAGACGCAAGCCCGCAGCGTTGGACCTATGAGCAAGAGGGCAAACTGTTCCTTGAACTGTTGCAAACGGGCCGATTGAAAGTGGCGGATTTGATCACCTGGCGGGCCAAACCGGAAGAATGTAATGCCGTGTACGAGGTGCTGGCGGAGGGAGGGCGCGATCACGTGGGAGTGACGTTCAACTGGACGATCAAAGAATAG
- a CDS encoding glycosyltransferase — MKPVLVLHLRDTYEIGGPGKTILETFRAIDQCRFQLHLGVFLKRGEAQDSPFIKEAKHIGMPVHFIIGDHQYDPRMIVKVNEVVRSEKIDIVHAHEVKSDVIAYLASRLQPIPIVTTLHGWIGNSPKGRMFIALDKRIVRGFDRVIAVSRQIERDLLEAGVPESKIRLLHNAIVVEKYRRTGARGVLQEVVGRPVESPVIASVGRLSLEKGHADLIDALALVKKAGHKVSLVLIGDGPERQSLVRQIEKLGLQDCVHLPGYVQTPQRLLEEVDLMVLPSHTEGLPNAALEALLMEVPVLATRVGGTPEVITDGETGRLVAPRSPSELADGILEFLASPESWKQMARRGKKMVETHFDFRARTRKLEAIYEEMLREPT, encoded by the coding sequence ATGAAACCTGTTTTGGTCCTGCATCTGCGGGACACCTACGAAATCGGCGGGCCGGGAAAAACCATTCTTGAAACCTTTCGAGCCATCGATCAATGCAGATTTCAACTACACCTGGGTGTGTTCCTCAAACGAGGAGAAGCGCAAGATTCTCCCTTCATCAAAGAAGCCAAACATATCGGCATGCCGGTTCATTTCATCATAGGCGACCACCAATATGACCCGCGCATGATTGTGAAAGTCAACGAGGTTGTGCGGAGCGAGAAGATCGATATCGTCCATGCACACGAAGTGAAATCGGATGTAATTGCGTACCTTGCTTCAAGATTACAGCCAATTCCCATTGTCACGACGTTACATGGGTGGATTGGCAATAGTCCGAAAGGTCGGATGTTCATCGCGTTGGATAAACGCATTGTTCGAGGGTTCGATCGAGTGATTGCGGTCTCACGGCAGATCGAGCGGGATTTACTTGAGGCCGGAGTTCCGGAGAGCAAAATACGCCTTCTGCATAATGCGATCGTTGTCGAAAAATACCGGCGAACCGGAGCTCGCGGGGTCCTTCAAGAGGTGGTCGGCCGACCGGTGGAAAGTCCGGTCATCGCCAGCGTGGGGCGGCTGAGCCTTGAAAAAGGCCATGCTGATCTTATCGACGCCCTTGCGCTGGTGAAGAAAGCCGGTCATAAGGTGTCTCTTGTGTTGATCGGTGATGGGCCAGAGCGGCAATCCTTGGTGCGACAGATTGAAAAGCTTGGCTTGCAAGACTGTGTTCACTTGCCAGGTTATGTTCAAACTCCGCAGCGGCTGCTCGAAGAAGTCGATCTGATGGTACTGCCGTCGCATACTGAGGGTTTGCCCAATGCGGCGTTGGAAGCTTTGCTGATGGAAGTACCCGTGTTAGCGACGAGAGTCGGTGGAACACCGGAAGTGATCACCGATGGAGAAACAGGCCGGCTGGTGGCGCCCCGCTCGCCATCCGAGCTGGCGGACGGCATTCTGGAATTTCTTGCTTCGCCGGAGAGTTGGAAGCAGATGGCGAGACGAGGAAAAAAAATGGTCGAGACCCATTTTGATTTTCGGGCGAGGACGCGCAAGCTGGAAGCAATTTATGAAGAGATGTTGAGAGAGCCGACTTAA
- a CDS encoding glycosyltransferase family 4 protein, whose amino-acid sequence MIIPYDITIGFAFSRLIGVFFDACVQATGRSDDVHFAFSTVGAQHSAALPSGFSNLVEFNSRDYQTDDVQRLCAYIQRYGIEAAFIVDVAVEAGYLHDIRNTGIKTIIAYWGAPLSGINRGWKLLLKRLEVRYLRLAKPDHFIVESQAMRDTAIQGRGIPVSMTTIVPTGVDEAKFRPLSECQKHVYTKFDIPPHRSVVVFMGHLHKRKGVHILLQAADHIVKQLRRKDMHFLFLGNRPGEADAFDGIYDPLVTGPFITFGGYQADVPELLAGCRVGCVPTTGWDSFPLSPLEMQACGLPVVVSDCQGLPESVIDGVTGLVVPAGDVTALSSALQRIIDNNEMRRTMSAAAVERIRSSFTRSRQVDGICEVVRRVTGWREMSPVPSTV is encoded by the coding sequence GTGATCATTCCTTATGACATTACCATCGGCTTTGCCTTCAGCCGACTGATAGGGGTGTTTTTCGATGCTTGTGTCCAAGCCACGGGAAGATCCGACGACGTACACTTCGCCTTTTCCACAGTGGGGGCGCAGCATTCGGCGGCTCTGCCGAGCGGATTCTCCAACCTTGTTGAATTCAATTCACGGGACTATCAAACCGATGATGTCCAAAGACTGTGCGCTTATATCCAACGATATGGCATCGAGGCGGCGTTTATTGTCGACGTCGCGGTGGAGGCCGGTTACTTACATGACATTCGGAACACGGGGATTAAAACTATTATTGCATACTGGGGGGCCCCTTTAAGCGGGATCAACCGAGGATGGAAACTCTTGCTAAAGCGCTTGGAAGTAAGGTACCTGCGGCTGGCAAAACCGGATCATTTCATTGTGGAGTCGCAGGCTATGAGAGACACAGCGATTCAAGGGCGAGGGATCCCCGTCTCCATGACGACCATTGTGCCTACCGGCGTAGACGAAGCCAAATTCCGCCCTCTTTCGGAATGCCAAAAACACGTTTATACAAAGTTTGATATTCCTCCGCATCGATCCGTGGTTGTTTTTATGGGGCATCTCCATAAACGAAAAGGAGTGCATATCCTCCTCCAAGCAGCAGATCATATCGTGAAGCAACTTCGCCGGAAGGACATGCATTTTCTTTTTTTAGGAAATCGTCCGGGAGAGGCCGACGCCTTCGACGGGATCTATGATCCGCTTGTCACAGGCCCGTTCATTACATTCGGAGGCTATCAGGCGGACGTTCCGGAATTGTTGGCCGGATGCCGAGTGGGGTGTGTGCCGACCACGGGATGGGATTCTTTTCCTCTCTCTCCGCTGGAAATGCAGGCGTGCGGCTTGCCGGTGGTTGTGAGTGATTGTCAGGGCCTTCCCGAAAGCGTCATCGACGGCGTCACAGGGTTGGTCGTTCCGGCGGGTGATGTGACGGCGTTGTCGTCGGCTCTCCAGCGAATTATTGATAATAATGAGATGCGTCGTACAATGAGTGCGGCGGCTGTCGAACGAATTCGTTCCTCTTTTACCCGATCTCGTCAGGTTGATGGGATTTGCGAGGTGGTCCGTCGCGTGACCGGATGGCGGGAAATGTCCCCGGTACCAAGTACGGTGTAA
- a CDS encoding SGNH/GDSL hydrolase family protein, which produces MFDEDLFYKPRPGPCEFKNVEFSTVLTFDEMGFRQSGLSDEKMRRPTSGRVVVLGDSQAMGWGVQDHETFAAVLAHEYGFAVFNLAVSSYGTARELLRLQKEFSLQPGDVVVIQYHPNDLPENLAFLMNSGRLPHRSPSDLARLKHAPQDYGVLQVTASIFFILKGKLIHAVSGSSKSERDGRHAETFLAVVDRFSFLNKARVLVCEVNSFGLATSFADELERSADGRIGVLKPVWEPEDFYKLDPHLTPTGHRHVARVIAAAIVTN; this is translated from the coding sequence GTGTTTGACGAAGACCTGTTTTACAAGCCGCGACCGGGGCCCTGCGAGTTCAAGAACGTCGAGTTTTCGACGGTCCTCACCTTCGATGAGATGGGATTTAGGCAATCGGGTTTGTCTGATGAGAAGATGCGACGCCCAACCAGCGGTCGAGTCGTGGTGCTTGGCGATTCTCAGGCCATGGGTTGGGGCGTTCAAGATCACGAAACGTTTGCCGCCGTGCTGGCTCATGAGTACGGCTTTGCGGTCTTTAACCTTGCGGTATCAAGTTATGGAACGGCCAGGGAACTTTTGAGACTGCAAAAAGAATTTTCGCTTCAGCCAGGTGACGTAGTGGTTATTCAGTATCATCCCAACGACTTGCCAGAAAACCTCGCCTTTCTGATGAACAGCGGTCGCTTACCTCATCGTAGTCCATCCGATCTGGCTCGGCTAAAGCACGCACCTCAGGACTATGGAGTATTGCAGGTGACGGCGTCGATCTTCTTTATTCTAAAGGGGAAGCTCATTCATGCCGTCAGCGGTTCGTCGAAAAGCGAAAGAGACGGTCGCCACGCGGAAACATTTCTTGCCGTTGTCGATCGCTTCTCGTTCCTCAATAAAGCGCGCGTCCTTGTCTGCGAGGTCAACAGTTTCGGATTGGCAACGTCTTTTGCGGATGAGCTCGAACGATCAGCCGATGGTCGCATCGGTGTGTTAAAGCCGGTATGGGAACCAGAGGACTTCTACAAATTGGATCCTCATCTGACCCCGACCGGTCATCGCCATGTCGCACGTGTGATTGCCGCCGCCATTGTGACGAACTGA
- a CDS encoding O-antigen ligase family protein: protein MVYWGILLFFALEYIRPGSYVPALNALHLNSIVPLSVFLGSLVSRGVKIADVLNSPNARWIAYLLFLIVISGLTCDVKQYALNVFEMVLGYCLAYFFLRKEIHTVNRMSGVLATLVLVHVAIGLLTPELFAGDGERHYIASGGFLGDGNDFALSVNITIPFCLFLMLNAQGKIKKLFFAGLLFLLIFAVVATQSRGGILALSSIGFYYWLKSERKILGVIGIGIVIFFILAVAPGQLFDRLATLTKTGEEMEGSAQGRILAWTAAVKMAADNPLLGGGVGHFPVKYGAEYRPAGYGLNEIPWQTAHSSYFLILGELGLPGIVFLVGIIVSNLMANKRMLRELGQGVTQQAIACRNLVIALNASLIGFAVGGAFLSAAYYPHIYILAALMECGRDLYKKSLAPKSAADLSDPAPQPIYRQVPA from the coding sequence ATGGTCTATTGGGGCATTCTTCTATTCTTTGCATTGGAATATATCCGTCCGGGCAGCTATGTGCCAGCGTTGAACGCGCTGCACCTGAACTCGATCGTTCCGCTCTCCGTGTTTCTAGGCTCTCTTGTGAGTCGTGGGGTCAAGATTGCAGATGTCTTGAACAGCCCCAACGCCCGCTGGATCGCGTATTTGCTGTTTCTGATCGTCATCTCAGGGCTGACCTGCGACGTCAAACAATATGCGCTCAATGTCTTTGAGATGGTATTGGGCTATTGCCTTGCCTATTTTTTTCTCAGAAAGGAAATCCATACCGTCAACAGGATGAGCGGAGTATTGGCAACGCTGGTCTTGGTTCACGTTGCCATTGGGCTTTTGACCCCAGAATTGTTCGCGGGGGACGGGGAACGCCACTACATTGCTTCCGGCGGGTTCTTGGGAGACGGCAATGATTTCGCTCTGTCGGTCAATATCACAATTCCGTTTTGTCTGTTTTTGATGCTGAACGCGCAAGGAAAAATTAAGAAGCTGTTTTTCGCCGGGCTGTTGTTCTTGCTGATCTTTGCGGTGGTTGCGACGCAATCGCGAGGAGGAATCCTTGCCCTGTCCAGCATCGGCTTTTACTATTGGCTTAAGAGTGAGAGAAAGATATTAGGAGTTATTGGGATTGGCATTGTGATCTTCTTTATTTTAGCCGTCGCTCCCGGTCAACTTTTTGACCGTTTGGCCACGCTGACCAAGACCGGTGAGGAAATGGAGGGATCCGCTCAGGGCAGAATCTTGGCATGGACGGCTGCGGTCAAAATGGCCGCCGACAACCCGTTGTTGGGAGGAGGAGTCGGCCATTTCCCCGTCAAGTACGGGGCTGAATATAGACCGGCTGGGTATGGGCTGAATGAAATCCCATGGCAAACGGCTCATTCATCTTATTTTCTTATTCTTGGAGAATTGGGTCTTCCGGGTATCGTGTTTCTTGTGGGAATTATTGTCTCTAATTTAATGGCGAATAAGCGTATGCTGCGTGAATTGGGTCAAGGAGTGACTCAGCAGGCGATTGCGTGTAGGAATCTAGTGATCGCGCTCAATGCAAGCCTGATTGGTTTTGCGGTAGGGGGAGCATTTCTCTCAGCCGCATACTATCCGCACATCTATATATTGGCGGCTCTGATGGAGTGCGGGCGTGATCTTTATAAAAAGTCGCTTGCCCCCAAGTCTGCTGCGGATCTCAGTGATCCGGCCCCCCAGCCGATCTATCGACAGGTACCAGCCTGA
- a CDS encoding lipopolysaccharide biosynthesis protein — MAVESKKIVGGFGWITLVKYSNDILGFLTTLLLAKLLVPEDFGLVAVAGMVIEALRIFKDLGLSQALIYRQDDVERASHTMFIMVIALNVVVFLCAVLISPLAGRFFNNPGVVPIIAIMASNLIWTSIRAVPDALMNKELSFKKLVVPDIIPVGIGSIVSIAMAYQGFGVWSLVVRSLIISIGGMILIWPYTSYRPAFQFDRAVARELMNYGKHIVGSSVVMVAVYNVDKFFISKFVGVAALGLYTMAVHIANLPINQFAHIVCRLMFPVFSKMNRESEVLKHSFLQTIRYTTCVTFPMAIGIAIYGPDAIDAFYGDKWSAVGLPLQILTGYALCRSLSVIIYEMFKATGRPDLMQFFVLVRLALIGLLGIPALLWLGLPGICWLITGTYAIVLALEVKKVAADLKISGGEFMRALGLPVLLSASLIPAVYWAVLVGFGSMGLFQVIGGIVVTGALYSAAVVLLDRVLVAEAKKVLFSTA, encoded by the coding sequence ATGGCGGTGGAGTCAAAAAAGATCGTCGGAGGGTTCGGGTGGATCACGTTGGTGAAGTACTCGAACGACATCCTTGGTTTTCTCACGACGCTGCTTTTGGCGAAGCTGCTCGTGCCGGAAGACTTTGGATTGGTGGCCGTGGCCGGCATGGTCATCGAAGCGTTGCGGATCTTCAAGGACCTGGGGCTGAGTCAAGCCTTGATTTATCGACAAGACGACGTCGAACGGGCCAGCCATACGATGTTCATCATGGTGATCGCGCTCAACGTCGTCGTGTTTTTGTGCGCGGTTCTCATCTCTCCGCTGGCCGGGCGATTCTTTAATAATCCGGGCGTCGTTCCGATTATCGCGATCATGGCGTCCAACCTGATCTGGACCTCTATCAGGGCTGTGCCTGACGCCTTGATGAACAAGGAGCTGTCTTTCAAGAAGCTCGTCGTTCCGGATATTATTCCCGTCGGAATCGGCTCCATCGTCAGCATTGCCATGGCCTATCAAGGGTTCGGAGTGTGGAGCTTGGTCGTGCGCTCCCTGATCATTTCCATAGGCGGCATGATCTTGATTTGGCCCTACACTTCCTACCGACCGGCCTTTCAGTTTGATCGAGCGGTCGCTCGCGAGTTAATGAACTATGGAAAACACATCGTGGGATCTTCCGTCGTGATGGTCGCCGTATACAACGTCGATAAGTTTTTTATCAGCAAGTTTGTCGGCGTGGCGGCCCTTGGTCTCTATACCATGGCCGTTCACATTGCCAATTTGCCGATCAATCAATTCGCCCATATCGTCTGCCGATTGATGTTTCCGGTCTTTTCAAAAATGAATCGAGAGTCCGAGGTTTTGAAGCACTCGTTTCTTCAAACGATTCGATATACCACCTGCGTTACGTTTCCTATGGCCATAGGCATCGCAATCTATGGACCGGATGCGATTGATGCGTTCTACGGCGATAAATGGTCTGCCGTGGGGCTGCCGCTCCAAATTCTTACAGGCTACGCCTTATGCCGATCGCTGAGCGTGATCATTTACGAGATGTTCAAGGCTACAGGAAGACCGGATTTAATGCAGTTTTTTGTCTTGGTGCGGTTGGCGTTGATCGGTCTTTTGGGAATCCCGGCTCTCTTATGGCTTGGGCTCCCGGGAATTTGCTGGCTGATTACCGGTACATATGCAATTGTCCTGGCGTTGGAGGTTAAGAAGGTGGCGGCGGATCTCAAAATTTCAGGCGGCGAATTTATGAGGGCGTTGGGGCTCCCGGTGCTATTATCGGCTAGCCTTATCCCCGCCGTCTATTGGGCGGTCCTGGTTGGTTTCGGTTCCATGGGCCTCTTTCAGGTGATAGGCGGGATTGTTGTGACAGGCGCTTTGTATTCAGCCGCCGTCGTCTTGCTGGACAGGGTCCTCGTGGCCGAGGCGAAAAAGGTTCTGTTTTCCACCGCATAG